In the genome of Pseudomonas bubulae, one region contains:
- a CDS encoding CoA-acylating methylmalonate-semialdehyde dehydrogenase: protein MNVSTTPYQNARLLIDGEWVESQTTEWHDIINPATQQVLAKVPFATAAEVNAAIAAAQRAFQTWKLTPIGARMRIMLKLQALIREHSKRIATVLSAEQGKTIADAEGDIFRGLEVVEHACSIGTLQMGEFAENVAGGVDTYTLRQPIGVCAGITPFNFPAMIPLWMFPMAIACGNTFVLKPSEQDPLSTLMLVELALEAGVPPGVLNVVHGGKDVVDALCTHTDIKAVSFVGSTAVGTHVYDLAGRHGKRVQSMMGAKNHAVVLADANREQTLNALVGAGFGAAGQRCMATSVVVLVGAAKKWLPDLKALAQKLKVNAGSEAGTDVGPVISRRAKERVLGLIESGIKEGAVLELDGRNIKVPGFEQGNFIGPTLFSGVTTDMQIYTQEIFGPVLVVIEVDTLDQAIALVNANPFGNGTGLFTQSGAAARKFQTEIDVGQVGINIPIPVPVPFFSFTGSRGSKLGDLGPYGKQVVQFYTQTKTVTSRWFDDDSVNDGVNTTINLR from the coding sequence ATGAACGTTTCTACCACCCCGTACCAAAACGCCCGCCTGCTGATCGATGGCGAATGGGTCGAGTCGCAGACCACCGAGTGGCACGACATCATCAACCCCGCCACTCAGCAAGTGCTGGCCAAAGTACCGTTTGCCACTGCCGCTGAAGTCAACGCCGCCATCGCTGCCGCCCAGCGCGCTTTCCAGACCTGGAAGCTGACGCCCATTGGCGCGCGCATGCGCATCATGCTCAAGCTGCAGGCGCTGATTCGCGAGCACTCCAAGCGCATCGCCACTGTGCTCAGTGCCGAACAGGGTAAAACCATTGCCGACGCCGAGGGCGATATTTTCCGCGGCCTGGAAGTGGTCGAGCATGCTTGCTCCATCGGCACCTTGCAGATGGGTGAATTCGCTGAAAACGTTGCGGGCGGGGTGGATACCTACACCTTGCGCCAACCTATCGGGGTCTGCGCCGGGATCACACCGTTCAATTTCCCTGCCATGATTCCGCTATGGATGTTCCCGATGGCCATCGCCTGCGGTAACACCTTCGTTCTCAAACCGTCCGAACAAGACCCGCTCTCGACCTTGATGCTGGTCGAGCTGGCGCTGGAAGCCGGGGTTCCGCCGGGTGTGCTCAACGTCGTGCATGGCGGCAAGGATGTGGTGGATGCGCTGTGCACCCACACCGATATCAAAGCGGTTTCGTTCGTTGGCTCAACCGCCGTCGGTACCCACGTTTATGACCTGGCGGGCCGTCACGGCAAGCGCGTGCAATCGATGATGGGCGCGAAAAACCACGCCGTGGTGTTGGCCGATGCCAACCGCGAGCAAACCCTCAACGCGCTGGTCGGTGCCGGTTTTGGCGCAGCCGGGCAACGCTGTATGGCTACCTCGGTGGTGGTACTGGTGGGGGCGGCGAAAAAATGGCTGCCGGACCTCAAGGCGCTGGCGCAAAAACTCAAGGTCAACGCCGGCAGCGAGGCGGGTACGGATGTAGGTCCGGTGATCTCCAGGCGTGCTAAAGAGCGGGTACTGGGGTTGATCGAAAGCGGCATCAAAGAAGGCGCAGTGCTGGAACTGGATGGCCGCAACATCAAGGTCCCGGGTTTCGAACAAGGCAACTTTATCGGTCCGACCCTGTTTTCCGGGGTCACCACCGATATGCAAATCTATACCCAGGAAATTTTCGGCCCGGTGCTGGTGGTGATTGAGGTCGATACCCTCGACCAGGCCATTGCACTGGTCAACGCCAACCCGTTTGGCAACGGCACCGGCCTGTTTACCCAAAGCGGCGCTGCAGCGCGCAAGTTCCAGACTGAAATCGATGTGGGCCAGGTCGGTATCAATATCCCGATCCCGGTGCCGGTGCCGTTCTTCAGCTTCACGGGTTCCCGTGGCTCGAAACTCGGTGATCTTGGCCCGTACGGCAAGCAAGTGGTGCAGTTCTATACTCAAACCAAGACCGTCACCAGTCGCTGGTTCGACGATGACAGCGTGAATGATGGCGTCAACACAACCATCAATCTTCGTTGA
- a CDS encoding LysR family transcriptional regulator yields MQKNITSLSALNWDDLKFFLEVARTRKASTAAKRLAVDYTTVSRRISSLEAALGTLLFEKSRTNGFTLTNEGQRLLGYAEAIESTLHMACEQVSGSGVALSGHVRMGCTEGFGSFFITPQLSHFVDAYPAISVDILPLPHFISLSKREADIVIALERPEHGPYVCCKLCDYRLQLYATQEYLDQHPPINRAADLAEHTFISYVDDLAFSSELLYLANVLPGASANLRSTSVIAQFVAAQQGRSLAILPCFLAAQDPRLLPVLPGEVTLTRQFWMYCREDLRKLKRITLLWDYIREVTELNAPLLLGETRGMRFVD; encoded by the coding sequence ATGCAAAAAAACATCACATCGTTAAGCGCATTGAACTGGGACGACCTGAAGTTTTTTCTCGAGGTGGCCCGTACCCGTAAAGCCAGCACTGCGGCCAAACGGCTGGCGGTGGACTACACCACCGTATCGCGACGCATCAGTTCGCTGGAGGCTGCCCTCGGCACACTGCTGTTTGAAAAATCACGCACCAACGGCTTCACCCTGACCAACGAGGGCCAGCGCTTGCTGGGCTATGCCGAGGCCATCGAAAGTACCCTGCATATGGCCTGCGAGCAGGTGTCGGGCTCGGGGGTGGCGTTGTCCGGGCATGTGCGCATGGGTTGCACGGAGGGGTTCGGGAGCTTTTTTATCACCCCTCAGCTCAGCCATTTTGTCGACGCCTACCCGGCCATTTCAGTGGATATCCTGCCCCTGCCGCACTTCATCAGCTTGTCCAAGCGCGAGGCGGATATCGTGATCGCGCTGGAGCGTCCGGAACACGGGCCCTATGTGTGCTGCAAGCTATGCGACTACCGCTTGCAGCTGTATGCCACCCAGGAGTATCTGGACCAGCACCCGCCTATCAACCGGGCGGCGGATTTGGCCGAGCACACTTTTATTAGCTATGTGGACGATCTGGCGTTCAGTTCGGAGCTGCTGTACCTGGCCAACGTGCTGCCCGGCGCCAGCGCCAACCTGCGCAGCACCAGCGTGATTGCGCAATTCGTGGCAGCGCAGCAGGGCCGCTCGCTGGCGATTTTGCCGTGCTTTCTGGCCGCCCAGGACCCGCGTTTGCTGCCGGTATTGCCGGGCGAGGTCACCCTGACGCGGCAGTTCTGGATGTACTGCCGCGAAGATCTGAGGAAGTTGAAACGCATCACCCTGCTATGGGATTACATCCGCGAAGTGACGGAACTGAATGCGCCGCTGTTGCTGGGCGAGACCCGGGGCATGAGGTTTGTGGACTGA
- a CDS encoding OmpA family protein, with translation MRALTQRYLQFFSVALLLATLSLTGCQTPPPKGLTPAQIAVLKEQGFELTEEGWAFGLSGKVLFGSDLEVLNPQSQEIVERIGTALLGADIQRVRVDGHTDSSGKESYNEQLSVRRANSVVKALTKVGMRPENIQVRGLGSREPVASNNTRAGRTENRRVSIVVIAD, from the coding sequence ATGCGTGCATTGACCCAGCGTTATCTGCAGTTTTTCAGCGTTGCCTTGTTGTTGGCCACGTTGTCGTTGACCGGTTGCCAGACTCCCCCGCCAAAGGGTCTGACCCCGGCGCAGATTGCGGTCCTCAAGGAACAGGGCTTTGAGTTGACCGAAGAGGGCTGGGCATTTGGCCTGTCGGGCAAAGTGCTGTTTGGCAGCGACCTTGAAGTGCTTAACCCACAGAGCCAGGAAATCGTTGAGCGTATCGGCACGGCCTTGCTGGGTGCCGATATCCAGCGGGTGCGGGTGGATGGTCACACCGACTCTTCGGGCAAGGAGTCCTACAACGAGCAACTGTCGGTACGCCGCGCCAACAGCGTGGTCAAGGCCCTGACCAAAGTTGGCATGCGCCCTGAGAATATCCAGGTCCGTGGGTTGGGAAGTCGCGAGCCGGTAGCCAGCAACAACACCCGGGCCGGGCGTACGGAAAACCGCCGTGTGTCGATTGTGGTGATTGCCGACTGA
- a CDS encoding diguanylate cyclase domain-containing protein, whose translation MSGLNAPQRRRRLRSVLRRGHLGVALVAVTLASASMTLLGVLALKVYADHNLHLIARSINYTVEAAVVFDDPGAATEALALIASTEAVAEAQVYTAEGELLAQWQRPQTDLLSRVEMLLADGLLQQPISMPILHQGQEVGRVVLRGHGANMLRFLLSGLLGVLVCTALSAWSALYLSRRLLDGITGPLQQLAQVAHAARRERAFDRRVPPAHIAELDSLGNDFNALLDELESWQSHLQNENEALAHQASHDSLTNLPNRAYFEARLTRTLRSLNKTRDKAAVLFLDSDRFKGINDAYGHAAGDAVLVAVATRIRAQLREDDVVARLGGDEFAILLTPLHKIEDAQRIAEKIIASMLEAIELPGQVSVVTSLSIGIAVYPEHGASAQELLCAADSAMYQAKRLARGGQHVAESEHPANTVNIRS comes from the coding sequence ATGAGCGGGTTGAATGCGCCGCAACGACGTCGCCGGCTACGTTCGGTGTTGCGCCGTGGGCATCTTGGCGTGGCACTGGTTGCGGTGACACTGGCCAGCGCCTCCATGACCCTGCTGGGCGTGCTGGCGCTCAAGGTCTATGCCGATCACAACCTGCACCTGATTGCCCGCTCCATCAACTACACCGTGGAAGCGGCCGTGGTGTTTGACGACCCCGGGGCAGCAACCGAGGCCCTGGCCTTGATTGCTTCCACCGAAGCGGTCGCCGAGGCTCAGGTGTATACCGCCGAGGGTGAACTGCTCGCGCAATGGCAGCGTCCGCAAACCGATCTGCTGTCCAGGGTCGAGATGCTGTTGGCCGATGGCTTGCTGCAGCAGCCGATCAGCATGCCGATTTTGCATCAGGGTCAGGAGGTTGGCCGGGTCGTTCTGCGCGGGCATGGCGCCAATATGCTGCGTTTTTTGCTTAGCGGCTTGCTTGGCGTGCTGGTGTGTACCGCGCTCAGTGCCTGGAGTGCGCTGTACCTGTCGCGCCGGCTGCTGGATGGCATTACCGGGCCTTTGCAGCAGCTGGCGCAAGTGGCCCACGCTGCCCGTCGTGAACGTGCGTTCGATCGTCGCGTACCGCCCGCGCATATTGCCGAGCTCGACAGTCTGGGCAACGACTTCAATGCCCTGCTCGACGAGCTGGAGTCATGGCAAAGCCATCTGCAAAACGAAAATGAGGCCCTGGCCCATCAGGCCAGCCACGATTCGCTCACCAACCTGCCTAACCGCGCCTACTTTGAAGCTCGGTTGACGCGCACTCTGCGCTCGCTCAATAAAACGCGGGACAAGGCTGCGGTGCTGTTTCTCGACAGTGACCGCTTCAAGGGCATCAATGATGCCTACGGCCATGCCGCCGGTGATGCGGTGCTGGTAGCGGTAGCAACGCGCATTCGTGCGCAACTGCGTGAAGACGACGTAGTGGCGCGCCTGGGCGGTGACGAGTTTGCGATCTTGCTGACTCCGCTGCACAAAATAGAAGATGCCCAGCGCATTGCCGAGAAGATCATTGCCAGCATGCTTGAGGCCATCGAACTGCCGGGGCAGGTGAGTGTCGTGACATCGCTGAGTATCGGCATTGCCGTCTACCCCGAACATGGTGCAAGCGCCCAGGAACTGCTCTGTGCAGCGGACTCGGCGATGTACCAGGCCAAGCGCCTCGCCCGAGGCGGGCAACATGTAGCGGAGTCGGAGCACCCCGCAAACACCGTAAATATCAGGAGCTAA
- a CDS encoding YfiR family protein: MDVAVSSTEQHFGWRLRLISFCLLLLSTPCLVQAQTPINLADQRAKAVTQVVLGILSYARWPTEPAQLQLCVIGPTEYTDDLLKGATQSTGRPVQVRRVLASDPGIASSCNAVYLGKLSADERSRLFSSLNTKAVLSISEDGDQCTVGSLFCLHVRDEQVSFEVNLDSVARSGVRIHPSVLQLSRRRAAQP; encoded by the coding sequence ATGGATGTGGCTGTCTCATCGACAGAACAGCACTTTGGATGGCGGCTACGGCTGATTTCCTTTTGCCTGTTACTGCTGAGCACTCCTTGTCTGGTTCAGGCTCAAACGCCCATCAACCTGGCGGATCAGCGCGCCAAGGCCGTGACCCAGGTTGTGCTGGGCATCCTCAGTTATGCGCGCTGGCCCACAGAGCCGGCACAACTGCAGTTGTGCGTGATCGGCCCCACCGAATACACCGATGACCTGCTCAAGGGCGCGACCCAGTCTACTGGCCGACCGGTGCAGGTGCGTCGCGTGCTGGCGAGTGACCCCGGCATCGCCAGCAGTTGCAACGCGGTATACCTGGGCAAGCTGAGCGCCGACGAGCGCAGTCGCCTGTTTAGCAGCCTCAACACCAAGGCGGTGCTGAGCATCAGCGAAGACGGTGACCAATGCACCGTGGGTAGCCTGTTTTGCCTGCATGTGCGTGATGAGCAAGTGTCGTTTGAGGTCAACCTCGACTCCGTCGCCCGCAGCGGTGTACGTATTCACCCCAGCGTGTTGCAACTGTCACGCCGTCGGGCGGCGCAGCCATGA